Proteins encoded by one window of Companilactobacillus ginsenosidimutans:
- a CDS encoding cysteine desulfurase family protein — protein sequence MIYFDNSATTKIDDSVLKTYNIASQEYFGNPSSLHKLGLKAFELLESSRKKIAELMGFKPHEVFFTSGGTEGNNWIIKGTAFKKREFGKHIITSSIEHPSVMNTMAQLEQLGYEVTYLPVDKTGHVSVDDLKNAIRDDTILVSVMAVNNEIGSIEPIKGIARVLDDYPSISFHVDGTQAIGKGIEDQFIDQRVDYYTFSGHKFHAPRGIGFIYMKEGKQLEPLLAGGGQEKGQRSGTENTPAIAAMARALRLLKDNEDKKAAEMLKLKTMLINHLNSLDNTHVFSKLSDDFAPHIVCFTLDGVRGETTVHTFEDRDIYISTTSACSSKKGLESSTLKAMNTRENIATSAIRVSLDENNTEAEMKEFIKNLDEIHDHFQILN from the coding sequence ATGATATATTTTGATAACAGTGCAACAACAAAGATTGATGATTCAGTATTAAAAACATATAACATCGCAAGTCAAGAATACTTCGGTAATCCATCCAGCTTACATAAACTTGGATTGAAAGCTTTCGAATTACTAGAGAGCTCACGTAAAAAGATTGCTGAATTAATGGGGTTCAAACCTCATGAAGTATTTTTTACAAGTGGTGGAACTGAAGGAAATAATTGGATTATTAAAGGAACAGCTTTTAAGAAGCGTGAATTTGGTAAACACATTATTACTAGTTCAATCGAACATCCTTCTGTCATGAACACAATGGCTCAATTAGAACAACTAGGATATGAAGTTACCTATCTACCTGTTGATAAAACAGGTCATGTTAGTGTTGATGATTTGAAGAATGCCATTCGAGATGATACTATTTTGGTCTCAGTTATGGCTGTTAATAATGAGATTGGTTCAATTGAACCTATTAAAGGGATAGCTCGAGTACTTGATGATTATCCAAGTATTAGTTTTCATGTTGATGGAACACAAGCCATAGGTAAAGGGATTGAAGACCAGTTTATTGATCAACGAGTTGATTACTATACATTTTCTGGCCATAAGTTCCATGCACCACGTGGAATTGGTTTCATTTATATGAAAGAAGGCAAACAGTTAGAGCCATTATTAGCTGGTGGTGGTCAAGAAAAAGGACAGCGAAGTGGAACAGAAAACACTCCAGCAATTGCTGCTATGGCAAGAGCTCTTCGTTTGTTAAAAGACAATGAAGATAAAAAAGCCGCTGAAATGTTGAAATTGAAAACAATGTTGATTAATCATTTGAATTCTTTGGACAACACGCATGTGTTTTCAAAATTATCAGATGATTTTGCTCCACATATTGTTTGCTTCACACTTGATGGAGTTCGTGGTGAAACGACTGTACATACCTTTGAAGATCGAGACATTTATATTTCGACAACGAGTGCATGTTCATCTAAAAAAGGTCTTGAGTCAAGTACACTTAAAGCCATGAATACACGTGAGAATATTGCAACTAGCGCAATTCGTGTTAGTCTAGATGAAAATAATACTGAAGCAGAGATGAAAGAATTTATCAAAAATCTGGATGAAATCCATGATCACTTCCAAATTTTAAACTAG
- a CDS encoding glycine cleavage system protein H, with translation MAKEEYLWVKDTEGKKRVGLTKEGQEALGAVKYVDLPILGKTINKGDSTGSVEAQKAVVELQSPVSGEIVSVNDKLNDTPELLNGSEADAWLFEVNN, from the coding sequence ATGGCAAAAGAAGAATATTTATGGGTAAAAGACACAGAAGGCAAAAAACGTGTCGGTTTAACTAAAGAAGGCCAAGAAGCTTTAGGTGCAGTCAAATATGTTGATTTGCCAATTCTTGGAAAGACAATCAACAAGGGAGACTCAACTGGCTCAGTTGAAGCACAAAAGGCAGTTGTTGAACTACAATCACCAGTTTCTGGTGAAATTGTCAGTGTTAATGATAAATTAAACGATACTCCAGAACTTTTAAATGGTTCTGAAGCCGATGCTTGGCTTTTTGAAGTTAACAATTAG
- the rpsD gene encoding 30S ribosomal protein S4, whose product MSRYTGPRWKLSRRLGLSLSGTGKELARRNYAPGQHGQNQRRKISEYGSQLREKQKLRFMYDVNERQFRNLFLRAGKLEGIHGVNLMLLLEERLDNLVYRLGFASSRPQARQLVNHGHITVDGKRVDIPSYEVQIGQVISLRAKSKDLAIVKDALENVVGRPGFVSYDENNMSGSLVRLPERDELEPNIDESLIVEYYNQIL is encoded by the coding sequence ATGTCTAGATATACAGGACCTCGCTGGAAGTTATCACGTCGTTTAGGACTTTCACTTTCAGGTACAGGTAAAGAATTAGCACGTCGTAACTACGCTCCTGGCCAACATGGTCAAAACCAACGTCGTAAGATTTCAGAATACGGTTCACAATTACGTGAAAAGCAAAAATTACGTTTCATGTATGATGTTAACGAACGTCAATTCCGTAACCTCTTCTTACGTGCCGGTAAACTTGAAGGTATCCACGGTGTTAACTTGATGCTTCTTCTTGAAGAACGTCTTGACAACCTTGTTTACAGATTAGGCTTTGCTTCATCTCGTCCACAAGCTCGTCAATTAGTTAACCATGGTCACATTACAGTTGATGGCAAACGTGTTGATATTCCTTCATACGAAGTTCAAATTGGTCAAGTTATCAGTTTGAGAGCTAAGTCAAAAGACCTAGCAATCGTTAAGGATGCTCTTGAGAACGTTGTTGGTCGCCCTGGCTTCGTAAGTTATGACGAAAACAACATGTCAGGTTCACTTGTACGTTTACCAGAACGTGATGAACTTGAACCAAATATTGACGAATCTCTAATTGTTGAATACTACAACCAAATTCTTTAA
- the thiI gene encoding tRNA uracil 4-sulfurtransferase ThiI: MQYTEIMVRYGELSTKGKNRKSFIGRLHGNVTKVLKDYPDLKLQPHRDRLHIKLNGTDAKPVMEKLKRVFGIQTFSLSVKVSKDFEDVKKKAIEMMHEAYQEGDSFKVATKRSDHSYPLDTNQINLQLGDAICDEFPDIPVDVKRPDIKISVEVRQDGIYLSYLTVKGAGGLPVGTAGKAMLMLSGGIDSPVAGYLAMKRGVDIEMVHFFSPPYTSEQALNKAKELTSKLTVYGGHIKFIEVPFAEIQETIKATVPEGYLMTIQRRFMLRLTDLLREQEGGLAIFNGEAVGQVASQTLESMAAINDVTTTPILRPVATMDKTEIIKLAEDIDTFNLSIQPFEDCCTVFAPPAPKTRPGIEKTREFESALDIDGLIKRSLAGVKMTMIEHGDHFMEKDQDQINDLL, encoded by the coding sequence ATGCAATATACTGAAATTATGGTTCGATACGGTGAACTATCTACAAAAGGTAAAAACCGTAAAAGCTTTATTGGTCGACTCCATGGAAATGTAACAAAAGTCTTGAAAGATTATCCTGATTTGAAGTTGCAACCACATCGAGACCGTTTGCACATTAAATTAAATGGTACTGACGCAAAGCCAGTTATGGAAAAGCTTAAACGAGTTTTCGGAATTCAAACTTTCTCATTGAGTGTCAAGGTTTCAAAAGATTTCGAAGATGTTAAGAAAAAAGCTATCGAGATGATGCACGAAGCATATCAAGAAGGTGACAGTTTCAAGGTCGCCACAAAACGTTCTGACCATTCTTATCCTCTTGATACAAATCAAATCAATTTACAATTGGGGGATGCTATTTGTGATGAATTTCCTGATATTCCTGTTGACGTTAAACGCCCAGATATCAAGATTTCTGTTGAAGTTAGACAAGATGGAATCTACTTGTCATATTTGACAGTAAAAGGTGCTGGCGGACTTCCAGTTGGTACGGCTGGTAAAGCTATGTTGATGTTATCAGGTGGAATCGATTCTCCAGTTGCAGGCTATCTTGCTATGAAGCGTGGGGTGGATATTGAAATGGTTCACTTTTTCAGTCCTCCATATACGTCAGAACAAGCTTTAAACAAAGCTAAGGAATTGACCAGCAAGTTAACTGTTTATGGTGGTCACATTAAGTTCATCGAGGTTCCTTTTGCTGAGATTCAAGAGACTATCAAAGCCACCGTTCCAGAAGGCTATTTGATGACAATCCAACGTCGTTTCATGTTGCGTTTAACTGATTTGTTGCGTGAACAAGAAGGCGGGCTTGCAATCTTTAACGGTGAAGCTGTTGGACAAGTTGCTTCTCAAACCCTTGAAAGTATGGCAGCAATTAATGATGTCACAACAACTCCAATTTTGCGTCCCGTCGCAACGATGGATAAAACTGAAATTATTAAATTAGCTGAGGATATTGACACTTTCAATTTATCAATTCAACCATTTGAGGATTGCTGTACAGTCTTTGCTCCACCTGCACCTAAGACTAGACCAGGTATTGAAAAGACACGTGAATTTGAAAGTGCTCTTGATATTGATGGTTTGATCAAGCGTTCATTAGCAGGAGTTAAGATGACAATGATTGAACATGGTGATCACTTCATGGAGAAGGATCAAGACCAAATCAATGATTTATTGTAA
- a CDS encoding DUF1054 family protein, with the protein MFTKKDFEVFQDNTLKGRLSLIKEKIDPSFEEIGEKLMEALEDEYQAKFYMKIAKHQRRTTNPPPDTWLAISQDKRGYKKNPHVELGLWPDRYFVTFSLLADAYDRKEYYPKFEAITDRIIKSDLKVSNDHTSPTMFESEKYPDVLKRYMSVKSSDLVIGFDLMSDSEIVKNGNYDQILFDRFMELSELMVEFNQ; encoded by the coding sequence ATGTTTACCAAAAAAGATTTTGAGGTTTTTCAAGATAATACGCTCAAGGGTAGATTGAGTTTAATAAAAGAAAAGATTGATCCTTCATTTGAAGAAATCGGTGAAAAACTCATGGAAGCTTTAGAAGATGAGTATCAAGCAAAATTTTATATGAAAATTGCCAAACATCAACGTAGAACAACAAATCCGCCTCCAGATACCTGGTTAGCAATTAGTCAAGATAAGCGTGGTTATAAAAAGAATCCACACGTTGAATTAGGATTATGGCCAGACAGATATTTTGTAACATTTAGTTTATTGGCAGATGCGTATGACCGAAAAGAATATTATCCTAAATTTGAAGCAATCACTGATAGAATTATCAAAAGTGATTTAAAAGTTTCAAATGATCATACTAGTCCAACAATGTTTGAGTCTGAAAAATATCCAGACGTATTGAAGAGATATATGTCAGTTAAATCTAGTGATTTGGTAATTGGATTTGATTTGATGTCTGATAGTGAAATTGTCAAAAATGGCAACTATGACCAAATATTGTTTGATCGATTTATGGAATTAAGTGAGTTAATGGTCGAATTTAATCAATAA
- a CDS encoding universal stress protein, whose translation MLQQYKNILVPIDGSFESELAFKKAVEVAKRNDASVHLVHVIDTRAFQNVSSFDSTMVEQITEKAKETVKGYVKTAKEGGLENIDYSIEYGAPKAIIATEFPEKLNVDLIMIGATGLNAMERLLIGSVTEYVTRTAACDVLVVRTDLDNKAIQKPKE comes from the coding sequence ATGTTACAACAATATAAAAACATTCTTGTACCTATTGATGGTTCATTCGAATCAGAATTAGCTTTCAAAAAGGCCGTAGAAGTTGCAAAAAGAAATGATGCTAGTGTTCATCTAGTACACGTTATCGATACGAGAGCTTTCCAAAATGTTTCAAGTTTTGATTCAACAATGGTTGAACAAATTACTGAAAAAGCAAAGGAAACCGTTAAGGGCTATGTTAAGACTGCCAAAGAAGGCGGACTTGAAAATATTGATTACAGTATTGAATATGGTGCCCCAAAGGCTATCATCGCTACTGAATTTCCAGAAAAATTGAACGTCGATTTAATCATGATTGGTGCAACTGGTTTGAACGCCATGGAAAGACTATTGATCGGTTCTGTTACAGAATATGTCACAAGAACTGCAGCATGTGATGTTTTGGTTGTCAGAACTGACTTAGACAACAAAGCAATTCAAAAGCCAAAAGAATAA
- a CDS encoding replication-associated recombination protein A codes for MQKPLAYRMRPTNIDEVVGQQHLVGKNKIIRRMVQAKMLSSMILYGPPGIGKTSIASAIAGSTQYAFRTLNAATDTKKDLQIVAEEAKMSGTVVLLLDEIHRLDKTKQDFLLPLLESGSIILIGATTENPYINISPAIRSRVQIFELKPLEPDDVKSAIERALNDEKKGLGKYNVKLDDNALNLLVSSTNGDLRSILNGLELSVLSTTPESDGSIHIDLKVIEESVQKKAISSDKDGDSHYDVISAFQKSIRGSDPNAALLYLARLLEAGELTTAIRRLIVCAYEDVGLANPQACARAVQAAQVAQMVGLPEARIPLADAVIDLCLCPKSNTGLVAIDSALEDVRNGKASSIPDDLKDAHYKGAAKLGHGIGYKLPHDYPNGWVEQQYLPDNLVNRQYYQPKDTGKYEQALQFRLNQLNQFKKNKKRS; via the coding sequence ATGCAAAAGCCACTAGCATATCGAATGCGTCCAACAAATATCGATGAAGTAGTTGGACAACAACATTTAGTTGGTAAAAATAAAATAATTAGGCGCATGGTACAAGCAAAAATGCTAAGTTCAATGATTTTGTACGGTCCTCCTGGGATTGGAAAAACTAGTATAGCAAGCGCCATTGCTGGAAGTACTCAATATGCATTTAGAACCTTGAACGCAGCAACCGATACTAAAAAGGATCTTCAGATAGTCGCTGAAGAAGCAAAAATGAGCGGAACCGTTGTGCTATTGTTGGACGAAATACATCGTCTGGATAAAACCAAACAAGATTTTTTATTGCCATTATTAGAAAGTGGTTCAATAATCTTGATTGGTGCGACAACTGAAAATCCCTATATTAATATAAGTCCAGCAATTCGTTCTCGAGTTCAAATTTTTGAATTGAAGCCTCTTGAACCTGACGACGTCAAGTCTGCCATTGAACGTGCTCTAAATGACGAAAAAAAAGGCCTAGGCAAGTACAATGTTAAATTAGATGATAATGCCCTAAACCTCCTAGTAAGTTCCACAAACGGTGATTTACGTAGTATCTTAAATGGATTGGAATTGTCAGTGCTATCTACGACTCCAGAATCTGATGGAAGCATTCATATTGACTTAAAAGTCATTGAGGAATCGGTCCAAAAGAAAGCTATATCTTCCGATAAAGACGGCGACAGCCATTATGATGTAATTTCGGCATTTCAAAAGTCGATTCGTGGTAGCGATCCTAATGCTGCCCTCCTCTATTTGGCAAGGTTGCTTGAAGCAGGAGAATTGACTACGGCTATAAGGCGACTAATTGTTTGTGCCTATGAAGATGTTGGTTTAGCAAATCCTCAAGCATGTGCTCGAGCGGTTCAAGCAGCTCAAGTTGCACAAATGGTGGGACTACCGGAGGCAAGAATACCACTTGCTGATGCAGTAATCGATTTGTGCTTATGTCCAAAATCCAATACTGGACTGGTAGCAATAGATTCAGCACTTGAGGACGTTAGAAATGGAAAAGCCAGTTCAATTCCAGATGATCTTAAGGATGCCCACTATAAGGGCGCTGCAAAATTAGGCCACGGTATTGGATACAAATTGCCACATGATTATCCAAACGGCTGGGTTGAACAACAGTACCTACCAGATAATTTAGTTAATAGACAATACTACCAACCAAAAGACACCGGAAAATACGAACAAGCTCTTCAATTCAGACTTAATCAACTAAACCAATTCAAGAAAAATAAGAAACGGAGTTAA
- a CDS encoding septation ring formation regulator EzrA codes for MYLFIIVVILLMVAFLWYMWFLQKRNNGELEQLQKRGEVLKEDSLRDQIEKLEEMKLTGASLDSFGQSKQQYSKQLNETVPKVLADISNTTSKNANFNVFGASSESKKISLELDKLEKTFEDISGSFSKIVESNEQNATTSEVLHSEYESLRKEILTKSFNYGPATDRLESELNEIAGFLDQEDKLTEQGDHLEARQYLDDAKVKLSMIKDQVQLIVPLYNNLNKEYPGQVEEIESVYDKLIKQHYEFEGDIQAQIDEVHENIEKSNEALSTLNFDTVDRTNENIHDAINSLYDALSREINSKRDVLKQQKPVLDYLNHAKFQHNRLDETIQKLEENYVLNEDDMNDFKEHGKTLNRIVSEYDQDVQRIADKSIVFSKAESDFKEIIDDLDKIEAKEKVINDNLNQMLSSEQISRKSVEQYAHKIQIQKKSVEQLNLKGLPEDYLEYFYMVSDEIKKLYDGLNSERVNMEDISKQVIVTQEDLENLVQKTNDLKQTVILAEKLIQYSNRYADKNSGLKESLDRARSLFDADFNYEQALTVISEALENIEPGSVDRIKDTISA; via the coding sequence TTGTATTTATTTATTATAGTAGTAATTTTATTGATGGTCGCCTTTTTATGGTATATGTGGTTCCTTCAAAAACGTAATAATGGCGAATTGGAACAATTACAAAAACGCGGCGAAGTACTCAAAGAGGACTCTTTGCGAGACCAAATTGAAAAATTAGAAGAAATGAAATTGACTGGTGCTAGTTTAGATAGTTTTGGCCAAAGCAAACAGCAATATTCAAAGCAGTTAAATGAAACTGTTCCTAAGGTTTTGGCTGACATTAGTAACACAACTAGTAAAAATGCCAATTTTAATGTCTTTGGTGCCTCTTCTGAATCTAAAAAGATTAGTCTTGAATTGGATAAACTAGAAAAAACATTTGAAGATATTTCAGGTAGTTTTTCAAAAATTGTTGAAAGTAATGAACAAAATGCCACTACTAGTGAAGTTCTACATTCTGAATACGAATCATTGAGAAAAGAGATTTTAACAAAATCATTTAATTATGGACCTGCCACGGACCGTCTTGAATCTGAATTAAATGAAATTGCTGGATTTCTTGATCAAGAAGATAAGTTGACGGAACAAGGAGATCATTTAGAGGCTCGCCAATACTTAGATGATGCCAAAGTTAAATTGTCGATGATAAAAGATCAAGTTCAATTAATTGTTCCTTTATATAACAATTTGAATAAAGAGTATCCAGGACAAGTTGAAGAAATTGAATCTGTATATGACAAACTTATTAAGCAACATTACGAGTTTGAAGGAGATATTCAAGCTCAAATCGATGAGGTACATGAGAATATTGAAAAATCAAATGAAGCATTGAGTACGCTTAATTTTGATACAGTTGATCGGACTAATGAAAATATTCATGATGCAATCAATTCACTTTATGACGCATTGAGTCGTGAGATAAATTCTAAACGCGATGTGCTAAAACAACAGAAACCAGTTTTAGATTATTTGAATCATGCTAAATTTCAACACAATCGTTTAGATGAGACTATTCAGAAGTTAGAAGAGAACTATGTTTTGAATGAAGACGATATGAATGACTTCAAGGAACATGGTAAAACATTAAATCGGATTGTGTCTGAATATGACCAAGATGTTCAGCGTATTGCTGATAAGAGTATTGTTTTTTCAAAAGCTGAATCTGACTTCAAAGAAATTATCGATGATTTGGACAAGATTGAAGCCAAAGAAAAAGTTATTAATGACAACTTAAATCAAATGCTTTCCAGCGAACAAATTTCTCGTAAGAGCGTTGAGCAATATGCTCATAAGATTCAAATTCAGAAGAAATCGGTCGAGCAACTTAACCTCAAAGGACTTCCTGAGGATTATCTTGAATATTTCTACATGGTTTCTGATGAAATCAAGAAGTTATATGACGGGTTAAACAGTGAACGGGTCAACATGGAAGATATCAGTAAACAAGTTATTGTTACTCAAGAAGATCTTGAAAACTTAGTTCAAAAGACTAATGATCTCAAACAAACAGTTATTTTGGCTGAAAAATTGATTCAATATTCTAATAGATATGCTGATAAAAACAGTGGTTTGAAGGAAAGTCTAGATCGTGCACGTTCATTATTTGATGCTGATTTCAATTATGAACAAGCTTTGACGGTTATTTCAGAAGCACTTGAAAACATTGAACCAGGATCAGTTGATAGAATAAAAGATACAATTAGTGCATAA
- a CDS encoding helix-turn-helix domain-containing protein — protein sequence MKILGEKIRHYRKLRGISQSELADGICTQATVSLIEKKDKIPSMEILVRICERLGITMNLVIVNDDSQIYSIISEIKKLFYQDDYDGIVTKLDKLKDININNKQEIKLIHFFSGLVEYEVEKNYDKAIFDFNRAMNVNIVSVDMYDILINIYTAKAYVNKGSDDEAKVYYDQSKDLIKSSVEKINDENYRDSILIYANMSELALELGDNESVIEYANEGIYIARKEQSLFKLDSMYCYMAEAGTKDGQKSDEDYIKAYVISSISDNKNMFDNLKSKISKMSLNIFNN from the coding sequence ATGAAAATCTTGGGTGAAAAGATTCGTCATTACAGAAAGTTACGAGGCATTTCTCAGTCAGAACTGGCTGATGGTATCTGTACTCAAGCTACTGTAAGTTTGATTGAAAAAAAGGATAAGATTCCTAGTATGGAGATCTTGGTTCGCATTTGTGAAAGACTGGGTATCACAATGAACCTCGTAATTGTAAACGACGATAGTCAAATTTATTCAATTATTAGTGAGATCAAAAAGTTGTTTTATCAAGATGATTACGACGGCATCGTAACTAAGTTGGATAAATTAAAAGACATCAACATTAACAACAAACAAGAAATTAAATTAATTCACTTCTTCAGTGGATTAGTTGAGTACGAAGTAGAAAAGAATTATGACAAGGCAATTTTTGACTTCAACCGAGCAATGAATGTCAATATTGTTAGTGTCGATATGTATGATATTTTAATTAATATTTATACAGCAAAGGCATACGTAAACAAGGGTTCAGATGATGAAGCTAAAGTTTACTATGACCAATCAAAAGATCTTATCAAATCAAGTGTTGAAAAGATTAACGACGAAAATTACCGTGATAGCATTTTGATTTATGCTAACATGTCCGAATTAGCCTTAGAATTGGGTGATAACGAAAGTGTTATCGAATATGCTAATGAGGGAATTTACATCGCCAGAAAAGAACAATCATTGTTCAAACTTGATTCCATGTATTGCTATATGGCTGAGGCTGGCACAAAAGATGGTCAAAAGAGTGATGAAGATTACATCAAAGCTTATGTCATCTCAAGCATCAGTGACAACAAGAACATGTTTGATAATTTAAAATCAAAAATAAGTAAGATGAGTTTAAATATTTTCAATAATTAG